In Allomuricauda ruestringensis DSM 13258, the following proteins share a genomic window:
- a CDS encoding OmpA family protein, which yields MKTSNKLFYCLSFALLLGTSGEAQFFKKLAKKAEKAAERTVERRVERETSKKTDQALDSVLEPGSGGKQAPNTEGNENTTGTNDENTTSTSSVATGPKTIEVYSKFDFVPGDKPLFFDDFNDEFMGDFPSKWNTNGSGEVVTIGSIPGKWYSIASRSITVPNLGTTLPEDFTMEFDLKVVNLSRNTGSGAKLGIYFSETSGLTTNENNVLANLNFCQYIAIGVRVDNNFKGDPAPIQNTLQQDLREIYKDVVHVSIAVNKNRYRLWLNEIKVADLPQFIVKPELINYVKFYVNGIDKQKRQEQVLISNLKIAEGGVDLRRKLMAEGKISTNGIRFNSGSADILPQSMGIIRQISQVLNQDSSMNLNIVGHTDSDGTDESNMKLSKDRAEAVKKALVSVYGISEDRLSSEGKGEAEPVADNGTSQGKAQNRRVEFIKL from the coding sequence ATGAAAACCTCAAACAAACTATTCTACTGTTTGTCCTTTGCCCTATTGCTGGGCACCAGCGGAGAGGCTCAGTTTTTTAAAAAATTGGCCAAAAAAGCGGAAAAGGCAGCTGAACGCACAGTTGAAAGACGGGTAGAAAGAGAAACCTCTAAAAAAACGGACCAAGCACTCGACAGTGTCTTAGAACCTGGTTCTGGTGGAAAACAAGCACCGAACACCGAAGGAAACGAAAACACCACGGGCACTAACGACGAAAACACAACATCTACAAGTTCGGTTGCGACCGGTCCAAAAACCATCGAAGTTTACAGTAAATTTGATTTTGTACCGGGTGACAAACCTTTGTTCTTCGATGACTTCAACGATGAGTTTATGGGCGATTTTCCTTCCAAATGGAACACCAACGGTTCCGGGGAAGTGGTCACCATTGGCTCCATACCGGGTAAATGGTATTCCATAGCCAGTAGAAGTATTACCGTGCCCAATTTGGGCACTACCCTTCCCGAGGACTTTACCATGGAGTTTGACCTTAAAGTGGTCAACTTGAGCAGAAATACGGGTTCTGGCGCCAAATTGGGCATTTATTTTTCTGAAACCTCTGGACTTACCACCAACGAAAACAATGTATTGGCCAACCTCAACTTTTGCCAATACATAGCAATCGGAGTAAGAGTGGACAACAATTTTAAGGGAGATCCGGCTCCCATACAGAACACTTTACAACAAGACCTACGAGAGATTTACAAGGATGTGGTCCATGTGTCTATAGCCGTAAACAAGAATAGATACCGCCTTTGGCTAAACGAGATAAAGGTTGCCGATCTTCCCCAATTCATCGTAAAGCCAGAATTGATCAACTATGTAAAGTTTTATGTGAACGGTATCGACAAACAAAAAAGACAGGAACAAGTACTGATCAGTAACTTGAAAATTGCAGAAGGTGGTGTTGATTTACGTAGAAAACTCATGGCCGAAGGAAAAATTTCCACCAACGGCATACGCTTCAATTCTGGTTCGGCGGACATTCTGCCGCAATCTATGGGGATTATTAGACAAATCTCCCAAGTGTTAAATCAAGATTCCTCTATGAATCTCAACATTGTGGGACATACCGATTCCGATGGAACCGACGAAAGTAACATGAAACTTTCCAAAGATCGGGCCGAGGCCGTTAAAAAAGCGCTGGTGTCCGTTTATGGAATTTCCGAGGACCGATTGAGCTCCGAAGGAAAAGGAGAAGCAGAACCTGTTGCCGACAATGGTACCTCACAAGGCAAAGCGCAAAACCGACGAGTTGAATTCATTAAACTTTAA